TTGCTGGTCTGTGGGACAGACCTCAGCATCCAATTGGGCACAGGATCTACGCCGAGGATTTTTAAATATTGCTCAGCATTCGGGCGTTCCCAGTAAGCACAAAAACTTCGACGTGTTACATGTGAGACTAACCCATTAATCATATAACTAAATAAGGAAAATGTAAGTATTTGGGTTGATCTCACATGTGAGTGCGTCTCATGCAAGCCTCACTATCTATTAAGAACTATGCATGTGTTTTCACTTACATTGTTGTCTTTCCATGCTCTCTTGATTCAGATGCCTCTCCTTCAGCGGTAGCTCAGTTTATTAACGTCCCTGGTGTCGCTTCAGCGAATAGTTTGCAGGTTTGTCTCCTTTTATTTCTAAAATTCTGTGGAAAAAGCTGAACTTTTCTCAGATGATACATAAACACCACAAATTGACATTATTTTTTTAAATATCGCAGCGAATTCAGATGTACTTCAGCACACAGCATCAACTGCAGACCCGAATGGTTCCTCCTTTTGCAGCATCTGCAATTCCTCCAAACCCGAATTTTATGATGGCCCATCATATGGGCCAGGCACCCAACAACCATCATGGCCAGGCACCCAATGGTAATTATGTACAGGCACCCAACGGCAATTATAGCAATTATGTACAGGCAGCCAACGGCAATTATGTACAGGCACCCAACGGCAATTATGGCCAGGCATCCAACGGCAATTATGGCAATTATGTACAGGCACCCAACGGCAATTATGGTAATTATGTACAGGCACCCAACGGCAATTATGGTCAGGCACCCAACAACAATCATGGCCAGGTACCCAATGGCAATTATGTACAGGCACCCAACGGCAATTACGGCAATTATGTACAGGCAGCCAACAACAATTATGTACAGGCATCCAACGGCAATTATGGCAATTATGTACAGGCACCCAACGGCAATTATGGCCAGGCACCCAACAACAATCATGGCCAGGCTCTCAACGGCAATTATGTCCAGGCACCCAACCACAATTATGTCCAAGCACCCAACAATAATCATGTAACCATACATAGAACAGAAAGAGAATCAgctttaacaacgtttatgcgGAATCCCTACAGTAGGGAGCAACTGAAGAACATAGTCAGGGGATCCCTATCTAGATGGGCGGTTCAGTATGGAACTCGTTCGAGTGATTCACTACCACCACTGGCATCAACAACTGTTTTCCAAGGACCGACAGTTGTGCAAATGTCAGTGCCGATTGCCCTGGCAAATGAACTTGAGAGATTTATATATGCTCATCTGAATGCTACATATGCACAGCCAAGGGGGTTCATGGTACCATTACCACAGCGTAT
This sequence is a window from Silene latifolia isolate original U9 population chromosome 8, ASM4854445v1, whole genome shotgun sequence. Protein-coding genes within it:
- the LOC141594355 gene encoding uncharacterized protein LOC141594355 yields the protein MSCLEFLMKVETETRLPVVMMSDAFNEHLVMHGLSIGALMFLLKPLCDNDINQMWQFPIVKQREVLLESRQPLIGSRQLPPVIPNNNPTILESSNGSQRNGKRKIDDMQRGHCWSVGQTSASNWAQDLRRGFLNIAQHSGVPNASPSAVAQFINVPGVASANSLQRIQMYFSTQHQLQTRMVPPFAASAIPPNPNFMMAHHMGQAPNNHHGQAPNGNYVQAPNGNYSNYVQAANGNYVQAPNGNYGQASNGNYGNYVQAPNGNYGNYVQAPNGNYGQAPNNNHGQVPNGNYVQAPNGNYGNYVQAANNNYVQASNGNYGNYVQAPNGNYGQAPNNNHGQALNGNYVQAPNHNYVQAPNNNHVTIHRTERESALTTFMRNPYSREQLKNIVRGSLSRWAVQYGTRSSDSLPPLASTTVFQGPTVVQMSVPIALANELERFIYAHLNATYAQPRGFMVPLPQRMGGNGELVPSFLGVLDPQAVLNAITELLNH